One Camelus dromedarius isolate mCamDro1 chromosome 6, mCamDro1.pat, whole genome shotgun sequence genomic region harbors:
- the KIF25 gene encoding kinesin-like protein KIF25 gives MTERYQQERRERRRLHNTLVELRGNIRVHCRLRPVLPFDDEFRGPGSQNSPVSGAVAHAVDDETILVECSRPGHPLINKTYTFERVYGPAESQRAVFEDVCPLLTSFLDGYNVCIMAYGQTGSGKSFTMLGPRPERDPALPSGPHGHLGIIPRAAGEVFRLIAENPSWRLEVDVSVVEVYNNDIFDLLAKDGCAVVSRAKRQVLTTTEGKKEVSGLTRESVHSAVELMTLVAAALRLRAKQATAVHADSSRSHLVITVTLTAAASSRSTADRQSDQSPPAELRGPTPQRPAPGRRPGATRTVSSVSPRTRGLGQGSQGPGGQVLSKLQLVDLAGSECAGVSGVTGSALRETSLINRSLAALADVLGALSEGRGHIPYRNSTLTHFLQDALGGDAKLQVIVCVSPCQKHVAETLQSLGFGARARQVERGCPAPRKPR, from the exons ATGACCGAGCGGTATCAGCAGGAGAGGCGTGAGCGCAGGCGGCTGCACAACACTCTGGTG GAGCTGAGAGGCAACATCCGCGTGCACTGCCGGCTCCGCCCTGTGCTGCCCTTTGATGATGAGTTCCGTGGTCCAGGTTCACAGAACAG CCCTGTGTCTGGAGCAGTGGCCCATGCCGTGGATGAT GAAACCATCCTGGTGGAATGCAGTCGTCCTGGTCACCCTTTGATTAATAAGACATATACCTTTGAAAG AGTCTATGGCCCAGCAGAGTCTCAGAGAGCAGTATTTGAAGACGTGTGCCCCCTCCTCACGTCCTTCCTAGACGG GTACAACGTGTGCATCATGGCCTACGGGCAGACGGGGAGCGGGAAGAGCTTCACCATGCTGGGCCCGCGTCCCGAGCGGGACCCGGCCCTGCCGTCGGGACCCCACGGTCACCTAGGAATCATCCCCAGAGCTGCTGGAGAAGTGTTCAG gctTATTGCAGAAAACCCCTCCTGGCGCCTGGAGGTGGACGTTTCCGTAGTGGAAGTTTATAATAACGACATTTTTGACCTTCTGGCCAAAGACGGCTGTGCTGTGGTGTCCAGGGCGAAGCGCCAGGTGCTGACAACCacggagggaaagaaggaggtcTCTGGGCTGACCCGAGA GTCTGTCCACAGTGCCGTGGAGCTGATGACGCTCGTGGCTGCAGCTCTGCGGCTCCGGGCCAAGCAGGCCACCGCAGTGCATGCTGATTCGTCCAGGTCTCACCTGGTGATCACGGTGACTTTGACTGCAGCCGCCTCCTCCCGCAGCACCG CAGACCGGCAGTCAGACCAGTCTCCCCCCGCGGAGCTCCGTGGCCCCACGCCCCAGCGGCCGGCCCCAGGGAGGAGACCAGGAGCAACCCGCACAGTCTCGTCCGTGTCCCCAAGGACCCGAGGACTCGGGCAGGGGTCCCAGGGCCCTGGCGGACAGGTGCTCTCCAAGCTGCAGCTGGTGGACCTGGCGGGTAGCGAGTGCGCCG GTGTGTCTGGAGTGACCGGATCGGCCCTGCGGGAGACGTCGCTTATAAACCGGAGCCTGGCGGCCCTCGCGGACGTGCTGGGGGCGCTGTCGGAGGGCAGAGGCCACATCCCGTACCGGAACAGCACGCTCACCCACTTCCTCCAGGATGCACTCG GAGGCGACGCCAAGCTGCAGGTGATCGTGTGCGTGTCCCCCTGCCAGAAGCACGTGGCAGAAAcactgcagagcctgggattTGGGGCCCGAGCGCGGCAAGTGGAGCGGGGCTGTCCAGCCCCCAGAAAACCCAGGTGA